A region of Bos javanicus breed banteng chromosome 17, ARS-OSU_banteng_1.0, whole genome shotgun sequence DNA encodes the following proteins:
- the OAS2 gene encoding 2'-5'-oligoadenylate synthase 2 isoform X3, whose translation MGIRESHLYEKPSEKLEEFIQNHLRPSEDCQKDIDQSVDTICEVLQEPCPSLTVTGVAKGGSYGRRTVLRGNSDGILVVFFGDLEQFQDQEKRQYELLSKIWAQMKHCESRWKLAAKMELQNTNRSSRVTIQLSTKQQSITFNVLPAFNALGLSEKSSLWTYRELKRSLDMVKARPGEFSVCFTELQEKFFSNYPSKLKDLILLVKHWFQKCQEKLINPSLLPPYALELLTVYAWEQGCGAEDFDMAEGVRTVLRLIEKQEQLCVYWTVNYNFGDETVRNILLSQLQAPRPVILDPTDPTNNVSMDNTCWLQLKHEAQNWLRSLRQNESPGPSWNVLPASLYITPGHLLDKFVKDFLQPNQTFQDQIKKALKIICSFLEENCFRHSTTKIQVIQGGSTVKGTALKTGSDASLVVFANSLKSYTSPKNERYNIIKEIHEQLEACRQEKDFEVKFEISKWKPPWVLSFTLKSKVLNESVDFDVLPAFNALGELKSGSTPSPRTYTELIHLYKPSDVFLEGEFSVCFTKLQRNFVRSLPLKLKDLIRLLKHWYKGCEKKLKQKGSLPPKYALELLTIYAWEKGSGAQDFDMAEGFRTVLELVIQYQHLCVFWTVNYSFDDEILRNFLLGQIRRTRPVILDPADPTGDVGGGHRWCWHLLAKEATEWLSSLCFKDKSGCPIQPWNVPKKRVQTPGSCGAGIYSMVNEMHLLRSHRFLD comes from the exons ATGGGCATCAGGGAGTCCCACCTCTATGAAAAGCCTTCTGAGAAATTGGAGGAGTTTATCCAGAACCACCTGAGGCCTTCTGAAGACTGTCAGAAAGACATCGACCAGTCAGTGGACACCATCTGTGAAGTCCTGCAGGAACCCTGCCCGTCCCTCACCGTGACAGGGGTGGCCAAA GGTGGCTCCTATGGCCGGAGAACGGTCTTGAGAGGCAACTCCGATGGTATCCTTGTCGTCTTCTTCGGGGACCTTGAGCAATTCCAGGACCAGGAAAAAAGACAATATGAACTCCTCAGCAAAATCTGGGCACAGATGAAGCACTGTGAGTCCAGGTGGAAACTGGCAGCCAAGATGGAGCTCCAGAACACCAATAGGAGCTCCAGGGTCACTATCCAGCTTTCCACAAAACAGCAGAGCATCACTTTCAACGTGCTGCCTGCCTTCAATGCTCTGG GCTTAAGTGAGAAGTCTAGCCTCTGGACCTATCGAGAACTCAAAAGATCCTTGGATATGGTGAAAGCCAGGCCTGGTGAGTTCTCAGTCTGCTTCACTGAACTCCAGGAGAAGTTTTTTAGCAACTATCCCAGCAAACTGAAGGATTTGATCCTCTTGGTAAAGCACTGGTTTCAAAAG TGCCAGGAAAAGCTGATCaatccctccctgctccctccataTGCACTGGAGCTGCTTACAGTCTACGCCTGGGAACAGGGGTGTGGAGCGGAGGACTTTGATATGGCTGAAGGTGTCAGGACTGTTCTGAGGCTCATTGAGAAGCAGGAGCAGCTCTGTGTCTATTGGACAGTCAACTACAACTTTGGAGATGAGACCGTCCGCAACATCCTGCTGAGCCAGCTCCAAGCCCCAAG GCCAGTGATCTTGGATCCAACTGACCCAACCAATAATGTGAGCATGGATAACACCTGCTGGCTGCAACTAAAACACGAAGCTCAAAACTGGTTGCGTTCTCTCAGGCAGAACGAGTCACCTGGACCATCTTGGAATGTTCTG CCTGCCTCACTCTACATAACCCCAGGCCATCTGCTAGATAAGTTCGTCAAGGACTTTCTCCAGCCCAACCAGACTTTCCAAGACCAGATCAAGAAAGCTCTTAAAATCATCTGTTCATTCCTTGAAGAAAATTGCTTTCGACATTCAACTACAAAGATTCAAGTTATCCAG GGGGGGTCGACTGTGAAAGGCACGGCTCTGAAGACTGGCTCTGATGCCAGCCTCGTAGTGTTCGCAAACTCGCTGAAAAGCTACACCTCCCCAAAAAATGAGAGATACAACATCATCAAGGAAATCCATGAGCAGCTGGAAGCCTGTCGGCAGGAGAAGGATTTTGAAGTGAAGTTTGAGATTTCAAAATGGAAGCCTCCCTGGGTGCTAAGCTTCACTCTGAAATCCAAAGTCCTCAATGAAAGTGTTGACTTTGATGTGCTGCCTGCGTTTAATGCCCTAG GTGAACTGAAGTCTGGCTCCACACCCAGCCCCAGGACCTATACTGAACTCATCCATTTGTACAAACCTTCTGATGTCTTCCTGGAGGGAgaattttctgtgtgtttcacgAAGCTACAGCGCAATTTTGTTCGCTCCCTGCCCCTGAAACTGAAGGATTTAATCCGCCTGCTGAAGCACTGGTACAAAGGG TGTGAAAAAAAACTGAAGCAAAAGGGGTCTCTGCCCCCTAAGTACGCATTGGAGCTGCTCACCATCTACGCCTGGGAGAAGGGGAGCGGGGCACAGGATTTTGACATGGCTGAAGGTTTCCGGACGGTCCTGGAGTTGGTCATACAATATCAGCATCTCTGTGTCTTCTGGACGGTCAACTACAGTTTTGATGATGAGATTCTGCGGAACTTCCTCCTGGGCCAGATCCGGAGAACCAG GCCTGTGATCTTGGACCCAGCCGATCCTACTGGCGACGTGGGTGGAGGGCACCGTTGGTGCTGGCATCTTCTAGCGAAAGAAGCGACTGAATGGTTGTCTTCTCTCTGCTTCAAAGATAAGTCGGGATGTCCCATACAACCGTGGAACGTGCCAAAAAAA aGAGTGCAGACACCAGGAAGTTGTGGAGCAGGGATATATTCTATGGTCAATGAGATGCACTTACTCAGAAGTCATAGATTCCTGGACTAG
- the OAS2 gene encoding 2'-5'-oligoadenylate synthase 2 isoform X2: MKHCESRWKLAAKMELQNTNRSSRVTIQLSTKQQSITFNVLPAFNALGLSEKSSLWTYRELKRSLDMVKARPGEFSVCFTELQEKFFSNYPSKLKDLILLVKHWFQKCQEKLINPSLLPPYALELLTVYAWEQGCGAEDFDMAEGVRTVLRLIEKQEQLCVYWTVNYNFGDETVRNILLSQLQAPRPVILDPTDPTNNVSMDNTCWLQLKHEAQNWLRSLRQNESPGPSWNVLPASLYITPGHLLDKFVKDFLQPNQTFQDQIKKALKIICSFLEENCFRHSTTKIQVIQGGSTVKGTALKTGSDASLVVFANSLKSYTSPKNERYNIIKEIHEQLEACRQEKDFEVKFEISKWKPPWVLSFTLKSKVLNESVDFDVLPAFNALGELKSGSTPSPRTYTELIHLYKPSDVFLEGEFSVCFTKLQRNFVRSLPLKLKDLIRLLKHWYKGCEKKLKQKGSLPPKYALELLTIYAWEKGSGAQDFDMAEGFRTVLELVIQYQHLCVFWTVNYSFDDEILRNFLLGQIRRTRPVILDPADPTGDVGGGHRWCWHLLAKEATEWLSSLCFKDKSGCPIQPWNVPKKVI, encoded by the exons ATGAAGCACTGTGAGTCCAGGTGGAAACTGGCAGCCAAGATGGAGCTCCAGAACACCAATAGGAGCTCCAGGGTCACTATCCAGCTTTCCACAAAACAGCAGAGCATCACTTTCAACGTGCTGCCTGCCTTCAATGCTCTGG GCTTAAGTGAGAAGTCTAGCCTCTGGACCTATCGAGAACTCAAAAGATCCTTGGATATGGTGAAAGCCAGGCCTGGTGAGTTCTCAGTCTGCTTCACTGAACTCCAGGAGAAGTTTTTTAGCAACTATCCCAGCAAACTGAAGGATTTGATCCTCTTGGTAAAGCACTGGTTTCAAAAG TGCCAGGAAAAGCTGATCaatccctccctgctccctccataTGCACTGGAGCTGCTTACAGTCTACGCCTGGGAACAGGGGTGTGGAGCGGAGGACTTTGATATGGCTGAAGGTGTCAGGACTGTTCTGAGGCTCATTGAGAAGCAGGAGCAGCTCTGTGTCTATTGGACAGTCAACTACAACTTTGGAGATGAGACCGTCCGCAACATCCTGCTGAGCCAGCTCCAAGCCCCAAG GCCAGTGATCTTGGATCCAACTGACCCAACCAATAATGTGAGCATGGATAACACCTGCTGGCTGCAACTAAAACACGAAGCTCAAAACTGGTTGCGTTCTCTCAGGCAGAACGAGTCACCTGGACCATCTTGGAATGTTCTG CCTGCCTCACTCTACATAACCCCAGGCCATCTGCTAGATAAGTTCGTCAAGGACTTTCTCCAGCCCAACCAGACTTTCCAAGACCAGATCAAGAAAGCTCTTAAAATCATCTGTTCATTCCTTGAAGAAAATTGCTTTCGACATTCAACTACAAAGATTCAAGTTATCCAG GGGGGGTCGACTGTGAAAGGCACGGCTCTGAAGACTGGCTCTGATGCCAGCCTCGTAGTGTTCGCAAACTCGCTGAAAAGCTACACCTCCCCAAAAAATGAGAGATACAACATCATCAAGGAAATCCATGAGCAGCTGGAAGCCTGTCGGCAGGAGAAGGATTTTGAAGTGAAGTTTGAGATTTCAAAATGGAAGCCTCCCTGGGTGCTAAGCTTCACTCTGAAATCCAAAGTCCTCAATGAAAGTGTTGACTTTGATGTGCTGCCTGCGTTTAATGCCCTAG GTGAACTGAAGTCTGGCTCCACACCCAGCCCCAGGACCTATACTGAACTCATCCATTTGTACAAACCTTCTGATGTCTTCCTGGAGGGAgaattttctgtgtgtttcacgAAGCTACAGCGCAATTTTGTTCGCTCCCTGCCCCTGAAACTGAAGGATTTAATCCGCCTGCTGAAGCACTGGTACAAAGGG TGTGAAAAAAAACTGAAGCAAAAGGGGTCTCTGCCCCCTAAGTACGCATTGGAGCTGCTCACCATCTACGCCTGGGAGAAGGGGAGCGGGGCACAGGATTTTGACATGGCTGAAGGTTTCCGGACGGTCCTGGAGTTGGTCATACAATATCAGCATCTCTGTGTCTTCTGGACGGTCAACTACAGTTTTGATGATGAGATTCTGCGGAACTTCCTCCTGGGCCAGATCCGGAGAACCAG GCCTGTGATCTTGGACCCAGCCGATCCTACTGGCGACGTGGGTGGAGGGCACCGTTGGTGCTGGCATCTTCTAGCGAAAGAAGCGACTGAATGGTTGTCTTCTCTCTGCTTCAAAGATAAGTCGGGATGTCCCATACAACCGTGGAACGTGCCAAAAAAAGTCATCTAA
- the OAS2 gene encoding 2'-5'-oligoadenylate synthase 2 isoform X1 produces the protein MGIRESHLYEKPSEKLEEFIQNHLRPSEDCQKDIDQSVDTICEVLQEPCPSLTVTGVAKGGSYGRRTVLRGNSDGILVVFFGDLEQFQDQEKRQYELLSKIWAQMKHCESRWKLAAKMELQNTNRSSRVTIQLSTKQQSITFNVLPAFNALGLSEKSSLWTYRELKRSLDMVKARPGEFSVCFTELQEKFFSNYPSKLKDLILLVKHWFQKCQEKLINPSLLPPYALELLTVYAWEQGCGAEDFDMAEGVRTVLRLIEKQEQLCVYWTVNYNFGDETVRNILLSQLQAPRPVILDPTDPTNNVSMDNTCWLQLKHEAQNWLRSLRQNESPGPSWNVLPASLYITPGHLLDKFVKDFLQPNQTFQDQIKKALKIICSFLEENCFRHSTTKIQVIQGGSTVKGTALKTGSDASLVVFANSLKSYTSPKNERYNIIKEIHEQLEACRQEKDFEVKFEISKWKPPWVLSFTLKSKVLNESVDFDVLPAFNALGELKSGSTPSPRTYTELIHLYKPSDVFLEGEFSVCFTKLQRNFVRSLPLKLKDLIRLLKHWYKGCEKKLKQKGSLPPKYALELLTIYAWEKGSGAQDFDMAEGFRTVLELVIQYQHLCVFWTVNYSFDDEILRNFLLGQIRRTRPVILDPADPTGDVGGGHRWCWHLLAKEATEWLSSLCFKDKSGCPIQPWNVPKKVI, from the exons ATGGGCATCAGGGAGTCCCACCTCTATGAAAAGCCTTCTGAGAAATTGGAGGAGTTTATCCAGAACCACCTGAGGCCTTCTGAAGACTGTCAGAAAGACATCGACCAGTCAGTGGACACCATCTGTGAAGTCCTGCAGGAACCCTGCCCGTCCCTCACCGTGACAGGGGTGGCCAAA GGTGGCTCCTATGGCCGGAGAACGGTCTTGAGAGGCAACTCCGATGGTATCCTTGTCGTCTTCTTCGGGGACCTTGAGCAATTCCAGGACCAGGAAAAAAGACAATATGAACTCCTCAGCAAAATCTGGGCACAGATGAAGCACTGTGAGTCCAGGTGGAAACTGGCAGCCAAGATGGAGCTCCAGAACACCAATAGGAGCTCCAGGGTCACTATCCAGCTTTCCACAAAACAGCAGAGCATCACTTTCAACGTGCTGCCTGCCTTCAATGCTCTGG GCTTAAGTGAGAAGTCTAGCCTCTGGACCTATCGAGAACTCAAAAGATCCTTGGATATGGTGAAAGCCAGGCCTGGTGAGTTCTCAGTCTGCTTCACTGAACTCCAGGAGAAGTTTTTTAGCAACTATCCCAGCAAACTGAAGGATTTGATCCTCTTGGTAAAGCACTGGTTTCAAAAG TGCCAGGAAAAGCTGATCaatccctccctgctccctccataTGCACTGGAGCTGCTTACAGTCTACGCCTGGGAACAGGGGTGTGGAGCGGAGGACTTTGATATGGCTGAAGGTGTCAGGACTGTTCTGAGGCTCATTGAGAAGCAGGAGCAGCTCTGTGTCTATTGGACAGTCAACTACAACTTTGGAGATGAGACCGTCCGCAACATCCTGCTGAGCCAGCTCCAAGCCCCAAG GCCAGTGATCTTGGATCCAACTGACCCAACCAATAATGTGAGCATGGATAACACCTGCTGGCTGCAACTAAAACACGAAGCTCAAAACTGGTTGCGTTCTCTCAGGCAGAACGAGTCACCTGGACCATCTTGGAATGTTCTG CCTGCCTCACTCTACATAACCCCAGGCCATCTGCTAGATAAGTTCGTCAAGGACTTTCTCCAGCCCAACCAGACTTTCCAAGACCAGATCAAGAAAGCTCTTAAAATCATCTGTTCATTCCTTGAAGAAAATTGCTTTCGACATTCAACTACAAAGATTCAAGTTATCCAG GGGGGGTCGACTGTGAAAGGCACGGCTCTGAAGACTGGCTCTGATGCCAGCCTCGTAGTGTTCGCAAACTCGCTGAAAAGCTACACCTCCCCAAAAAATGAGAGATACAACATCATCAAGGAAATCCATGAGCAGCTGGAAGCCTGTCGGCAGGAGAAGGATTTTGAAGTGAAGTTTGAGATTTCAAAATGGAAGCCTCCCTGGGTGCTAAGCTTCACTCTGAAATCCAAAGTCCTCAATGAAAGTGTTGACTTTGATGTGCTGCCTGCGTTTAATGCCCTAG GTGAACTGAAGTCTGGCTCCACACCCAGCCCCAGGACCTATACTGAACTCATCCATTTGTACAAACCTTCTGATGTCTTCCTGGAGGGAgaattttctgtgtgtttcacgAAGCTACAGCGCAATTTTGTTCGCTCCCTGCCCCTGAAACTGAAGGATTTAATCCGCCTGCTGAAGCACTGGTACAAAGGG TGTGAAAAAAAACTGAAGCAAAAGGGGTCTCTGCCCCCTAAGTACGCATTGGAGCTGCTCACCATCTACGCCTGGGAGAAGGGGAGCGGGGCACAGGATTTTGACATGGCTGAAGGTTTCCGGACGGTCCTGGAGTTGGTCATACAATATCAGCATCTCTGTGTCTTCTGGACGGTCAACTACAGTTTTGATGATGAGATTCTGCGGAACTTCCTCCTGGGCCAGATCCGGAGAACCAG GCCTGTGATCTTGGACCCAGCCGATCCTACTGGCGACGTGGGTGGAGGGCACCGTTGGTGCTGGCATCTTCTAGCGAAAGAAGCGACTGAATGGTTGTCTTCTCTCTGCTTCAAAGATAAGTCGGGATGTCCCATACAACCGTGGAACGTGCCAAAAAAAGTCATCTAA